A region of Maridesulfovibrio sp. DNA encodes the following proteins:
- the amrA gene encoding AmmeMemoRadiSam system protein A: protein MSENFSFSLSQEEKDYLKNLVRKSILCRLNRQEEPTPDPVTEHMREEYGAFVTLTKNGHLRGCIGNVQGSGPLYKTIWKMARAAAFDDPRFPPLKEAEFEDIEIEISILSPIDVCKDVEQIVIGRHGLIMQRGMQSGLLLPQVAVDWKWDRKQFLAQTCNKAGMEPDAWKDPATNIFWFEAEVF from the coding sequence ATGTCAGAAAATTTCAGCTTCTCTCTTTCTCAGGAAGAAAAAGACTACCTCAAAAATCTGGTCCGCAAGAGCATTCTCTGCAGGCTTAACAGGCAGGAGGAACCCACTCCCGACCCTGTAACCGAGCATATGCGCGAAGAATACGGAGCTTTTGTAACCCTGACTAAAAACGGACACCTGCGTGGTTGTATCGGCAACGTTCAGGGCAGCGGCCCTCTCTACAAAACCATCTGGAAAATGGCCCGTGCCGCAGCCTTTGATGATCCACGCTTCCCACCGCTCAAGGAAGCTGAATTCGAAGATATCGAAATAGAAATTTCCATCCTCAGTCCCATTGACGTCTGCAAGGACGTTGAACAAATTGTCATCGGACGGCATGGCTTGATTATGCAACGCGGCATGCAGTCCGGCTTGCTGCTTCCTCAGGTCGCAGTTGATTGGAAATGGGACCGCAAGCAATTCCTCGCCCAGACCTGCAACAAAGCGGGTATGGAGCCTGATGCATGGAAAGACCCGGCAACCAATATTTTCTGGTTCGAAGCTGAAGTATTTTAA
- a CDS encoding cysteine-rich small domain-containing protein produces MENSHRFFKNIECRYFPCHETSNEADFNCLFCFCPLYLMENCGGRYKKTAKGVKDCTDCKIPHRPEGYDYIIKKLKEANER; encoded by the coding sequence ATGGAAAACAGCCATCGTTTTTTCAAAAATATCGAGTGCCGCTATTTTCCCTGCCATGAGACAAGCAATGAAGCAGACTTCAACTGCCTGTTCTGCTTCTGCCCCCTCTACCTGATGGAGAACTGCGGAGGGCGCTACAAAAAGACTGCAAAAGGCGTGAAAGACTGCACGGACTGCAAAATCCCGCATCGGCCCGAAGGTTACGATTATATTATAAAAAAACTTAAAGAAGCCAACGAGCGCTAA
- the cobA gene encoding uroporphyrinogen-III C-methyltransferase, which yields MGLVYLIGAGPGDPGLLTVKAKEVLETADVLIYDYLANIEFLNYCKADCEILYVGKKGGDHTLPQDKINELIIEKAQEGKVIARLKGGDPYVFGRGGEEAEELVEAGIDFEVIPGITAGVAAPAYAGIPVTHRDFTTSVCFITGHEDPTKEKTGHNWEVYAKSTSTLVFYMGVKNLPMIAENLIKNGRDPETPVALVRWGTRCNQQSFVSTLENVAEEAKERKFKAPSIIVVGGVCSLHDKLAWFEKKPLLGKGVVVTRAREQSSGLVSTLGKLGACVFEFPTINIEPVADYTDVQADIKGLFNWDWLIFTSVNGVKHFFNQMDEAGLDARAFAGLEIAAIGPATADALIERGIRPDFVPEKYVAEGVVAGLLEKGIKGKNVLIPRAKVAREVLPEELRKAGAEVKILPVYETGLSENDPGPIAEALEAGKIDYLTFTSSSTVENFFNLIEPEVFHKYKDSVKIACIGPITAKTLEGFGYEPDIQPDDYTIPALVDILVQEVSE from the coding sequence ATGGGTTTGGTTTATCTGATTGGTGCGGGGCCCGGTGATCCCGGTCTGCTGACTGTTAAAGCTAAAGAAGTGCTGGAAACCGCAGATGTGCTCATCTACGACTATCTGGCAAACATCGAATTTCTGAACTACTGCAAAGCTGATTGCGAAATCCTTTACGTAGGTAAAAAAGGCGGCGACCATACCCTGCCGCAGGATAAGATCAATGAACTCATCATTGAGAAAGCGCAGGAAGGAAAAGTCATTGCCCGTCTCAAAGGCGGCGATCCTTACGTTTTCGGTCGCGGCGGCGAAGAAGCCGAAGAACTGGTTGAAGCCGGAATCGACTTTGAAGTTATCCCCGGCATCACCGCAGGCGTTGCCGCTCCTGCTTACGCAGGTATCCCGGTAACCCATCGCGATTTTACCACTTCCGTATGTTTTATCACCGGACACGAAGATCCTACCAAGGAAAAGACCGGTCATAACTGGGAAGTTTACGCTAAATCCACTAGCACTCTCGTTTTTTACATGGGCGTTAAAAACCTGCCCATGATCGCGGAAAACCTGATCAAGAATGGTCGCGATCCTGAAACACCGGTAGCCCTCGTGCGCTGGGGAACCCGCTGCAACCAGCAGTCTTTTGTCTCCACCCTTGAAAACGTTGCCGAGGAAGCAAAAGAGCGCAAGTTCAAGGCTCCCTCCATCATCGTTGTAGGCGGCGTCTGCTCCCTGCATGACAAGCTGGCTTGGTTTGAGAAAAAACCTCTGCTCGGCAAGGGTGTTGTAGTTACCCGTGCCCGTGAACAGTCCAGCGGCCTTGTTTCCACCCTCGGCAAGCTCGGTGCCTGTGTGTTCGAATTCCCGACCATCAACATCGAGCCGGTAGCCGATTATACTGACGTGCAGGCCGATATCAAAGGGCTTTTCAACTGGGATTGGCTGATCTTCACTTCTGTAAACGGTGTAAAACATTTCTTCAATCAGATGGACGAAGCCGGTCTCGATGCCCGAGCCTTTGCTGGACTCGAAATCGCTGCCATCGGCCCCGCAACTGCTGACGCGCTGATAGAAAGAGGCATCCGTCCTGATTTCGTACCTGAGAAATACGTAGCAGAAGGCGTGGTTGCCGGGCTGCTTGAAAAAGGCATCAAGGGTAAGAATGTGCTTATTCCGCGTGCCAAGGTTGCCCGCGAAGTGCTGCCCGAAGAGTTGCGTAAGGCCGGAGCCGAGGTCAAGATCCTGCCTGTCTATGAGACCGGACTTTCCGAGAACGATCCCGGTCCCATTGCCGAGGCCCTCGAAGCTGGAAAGATCGATTATCTGACTTTCACCAGCTCCAGCACTGTTGAAAATTTCTTCAACCTGATTGAGCCGGAAGTTTTTCACAAATATAAAGACAGTGTGAAAATCGCCTGTATCGGGCCCATTACCGCCAAGACCCTTGAAGGGTTCGGTTATGAGCCGGATATTCAGCCCGATGATTACACCATCCCCGCACTGGTCGACATTCTGGTGCAGGAAGTTTCTGAATAG
- a CDS encoding BPL-N domain-containing protein, which translates to MSSIYILWDDSHIWGLLVKRALEAWNIDHELVRGHQIAQGMLSGKPPAALIVPGGWAKGKAMKLGGPGILEIQKYVGEGGKYLGFCGGAGLGLSGAGGLNLSCWHRKGFENRLHHFLSGHIKVQLDQSSPLVPESLGKNALIPVWWPGQFSPNKCDSTSVLGRYREPGNDFWVADLCVSSLPEGTLNDWRNMYGISLFPEFLHDRPAVISGQSGKGTFILSYPHLETPASAQANLWLSHLLDRMLKQDTQNRPTLPAWELADTPLEWEDPDLISVRRSLEKIIATGQGHFLLFWRNPWLLGWRRGIPGAALNSLYALICKVTAHKPNAASIEAWNACKDEFMKYMTVFEEGVTGYLLAERFAMTMRTLDPDTIFPKALQEQRNGLFGPPPGAGGIYAKLLYILEELVWVMHKVD; encoded by the coding sequence ATGTCAAGTATCTATATATTATGGGACGACTCCCATATCTGGGGGCTGCTGGTCAAAAGGGCCCTTGAAGCATGGAATATCGACCACGAATTGGTGCGTGGGCATCAAATAGCGCAAGGCATGCTTTCAGGCAAGCCTCCGGCGGCACTTATCGTTCCCGGAGGCTGGGCCAAAGGCAAGGCAATGAAGCTGGGCGGACCGGGAATTCTTGAAATCCAGAAATATGTTGGAGAAGGCGGCAAATATCTCGGTTTCTGCGGTGGAGCCGGACTGGGGCTTTCCGGCGCAGGAGGACTCAACCTAAGCTGCTGGCATCGCAAGGGATTTGAAAACAGACTGCATCATTTCTTAAGTGGGCATATAAAAGTTCAACTTGATCAATCTAGCCCGCTGGTTCCTGAAAGCCTTGGGAAAAATGCCCTGATTCCGGTCTGGTGGCCGGGCCAGTTCTCACCAAACAAATGTGATTCCACCTCTGTGCTGGGCCGCTACCGTGAACCGGGTAATGACTTCTGGGTGGCCGACCTGTGTGTTTCTTCTCTGCCTGAGGGAACTCTTAATGACTGGCGCAACATGTACGGAATCTCACTGTTTCCTGAATTCCTGCATGACCGCCCGGCAGTTATCAGCGGTCAAAGCGGAAAAGGGACCTTCATACTCAGTTATCCGCATCTGGAAACCCCGGCATCAGCACAGGCCAATCTATGGTTGTCACACCTCCTTGACCGCATGCTGAAACAGGATACGCAAAACCGCCCGACCCTTCCGGCTTGGGAACTGGCCGACACCCCACTGGAATGGGAAGACCCTGATCTTATTTCCGTACGCAGGTCTCTTGAAAAAATAATCGCCACAGGACAGGGACACTTCCTTCTTTTCTGGCGCAACCCATGGCTGCTGGGCTGGAGACGGGGAATTCCCGGAGCCGCTTTAAACAGCCTCTATGCACTTATCTGCAAAGTAACGGCCCACAAACCAAATGCAGCTTCTATTGAAGCATGGAACGCATGCAAAGATGAATTCATGAAATACATGACTGTATTTGAGGAAGGAGTTACCGGGTATCTGCTTGCTGAGCGTTTTGCCATGACTATGCGCACTCTTGATCCGGACACAATATTCCCTAAAGCATTGCAGGAACAGCGAAACGGTCTTTTCGGACCGCCTCCCGGAGCCGGAGGAATTTACGCAAAATTGCTTTATATACTGGAAGAGCTTGTCTGGGTAATGCATAAAGTTGATTAA
- a CDS encoding SpoIIE family protein phosphatase, producing the protein MRIKLFLLLLTFSLIPLLVVSVISRQGIQDLGQVQSRNLRADMIKILTDEMHQSAKDSAKLVQQQAVSLEFALKAIGAEAEDVLNDPAEGSSEAYFDEDFNTKGRQPADFGPSPQYFVLNEKGQQKPSSISLEEPVFFCPKGKEYLKKNPDLARLSLLKPDFKSFFNEAGTALHRIYITLNSGLHMAYPGHGNYPANYDPRKRSWFTEAIRKGSIVWDKFVDASTGQQVYTISKPIRDRAGNTLGVVAIDIQLIELLRKEDLSSQWSSAIQAFVVGPVNTDDGVALSIWAEAGHKETNISWRTDLPNSARYLQSADKESMDKMIDSISRGKSGVMRMPYNGVNSVWSFAPFRGDGSYVLITPERVITRVPDRAAQQALSLSTNLYIAVGTASFFTLITVALVAFFGSRKIIKPLLVMTDAAEKISEGDLSIHVDVKTGDERETLANAFNHMIPKLQDHLRLSKSLELAQEVHTSLLPMESPHINGLDISGISISCDETGGDYFDYYTPPQTGGTGILLGDVTGHGVSAALLMTTGRAHLKHASGHVEPLYIRIEEVNKLLCSDIGETGRFMTLFCIEISPDNSTATYVRAGHDPATIYAPSSGEKRDLMGSPMLALGIFDESQYEEFNIELHEGEIIFIGTDGIWEARNTEDEMFGRERLDQLIFANAHRSAAEIQQEIIAAVYKFQNGMEQEDDITLVIIKVNEFNK; encoded by the coding sequence ATGCGCATAAAACTATTTCTTCTGTTGCTGACATTCAGCCTAATTCCCCTGCTGGTGGTTTCAGTCATCAGCCGTCAGGGAATTCAGGATCTGGGACAGGTCCAATCCCGCAACCTGCGTGCGGATATGATAAAAATACTGACAGACGAGATGCACCAGTCAGCAAAGGATTCAGCCAAGCTGGTACAACAGCAGGCTGTTTCGCTGGAATTCGCCCTTAAAGCCATCGGAGCTGAAGCCGAGGATGTACTCAATGATCCGGCAGAGGGTTCTTCCGAAGCCTATTTTGATGAAGATTTCAACACCAAAGGCAGACAACCCGCAGATTTCGGTCCTTCTCCGCAGTATTTCGTGCTTAATGAAAAAGGGCAGCAAAAACCATCTTCAATCAGTCTGGAAGAACCGGTTTTCTTTTGCCCCAAAGGGAAAGAATACCTGAAAAAAAATCCCGATCTGGCCCGGCTGTCACTGCTCAAACCTGATTTCAAATCCTTTTTCAATGAAGCCGGAACCGCGCTGCATCGCATATACATAACCCTTAATTCCGGGTTGCACATGGCCTACCCTGGACACGGAAACTATCCGGCCAACTATGATCCCCGCAAAAGATCATGGTTTACCGAAGCGATCAGGAAAGGTTCCATAGTTTGGGATAAGTTCGTTGACGCCAGCACCGGGCAACAGGTCTATACAATATCCAAACCCATCCGTGACCGGGCGGGAAATACTCTCGGTGTAGTTGCCATTGACATTCAGCTGATTGAATTGCTTCGCAAGGAGGACCTCTCATCACAATGGTCCAGTGCCATACAGGCCTTTGTGGTCGGCCCGGTCAATACCGACGACGGAGTGGCGTTGAGTATCTGGGCTGAGGCAGGGCACAAGGAAACGAACATTTCATGGAGGACCGACCTGCCTAACTCCGCCCGCTATTTGCAGTCTGCAGATAAAGAATCCATGGACAAAATGATTGATTCCATCAGCAGAGGTAAATCCGGGGTAATGCGGATGCCTTACAACGGGGTCAATTCCGTATGGTCATTTGCACCCTTTCGCGGTGACGGCAGCTATGTGCTGATAACCCCGGAAAGGGTCATCACCCGCGTGCCGGACAGGGCAGCGCAACAGGCTCTAAGCTTAAGCACAAATCTCTACATTGCAGTCGGTACGGCCTCTTTTTTCACTCTGATTACTGTTGCGCTGGTGGCTTTTTTCGGCAGCCGCAAGATCATCAAGCCATTGCTGGTTATGACTGATGCCGCCGAAAAGATCTCCGAGGGAGACTTGTCCATACATGTTGATGTAAAAACCGGGGATGAACGCGAAACCCTTGCCAACGCATTCAATCATATGATTCCCAAGCTGCAGGACCATCTGCGGCTCAGCAAATCCCTTGAACTGGCACAGGAAGTCCATACCAGCCTGCTGCCCATGGAATCCCCTCATATCAACGGACTGGATATATCCGGAATCAGTATTTCCTGCGACGAAACCGGAGGCGACTACTTTGATTATTACACCCCGCCCCAGACCGGGGGAACCGGAATACTGCTCGGCGATGTAACCGGGCACGGGGTTTCAGCCGCTCTGCTCATGACCACCGGACGTGCACACCTGAAACATGCCTCAGGGCACGTGGAGCCACTATACATACGTATCGAAGAGGTTAATAAACTGCTCTGCTCCGATATCGGAGAGACCGGACGATTCATGACCCTGTTCTGCATTGAAATATCCCCGGACAACTCCACAGCCACCTACGTCCGTGCCGGACATGACCCGGCCACAATCTACGCTCCGTCAAGTGGAGAAAAACGGGACCTCATGGGCTCCCCCATGCTGGCGCTGGGAATTTTTGATGAAAGCCAGTACGAAGAATTCAATATTGAATTGCATGAAGGTGAGATCATTTTCATCGGCACAGACGGAATATGGGAAGCCCGCAACACCGAGGATGAAATGTTCGGCCGAGAACGTCTGGATCAGCTCATTTTTGCCAACGCCCACAGGTCCGCCGCTGAGATACAGCAGGAGATAATTGCCGCTGTCTATAAATTTCAGAACGGTATGGAGCAGGAGGACGACATCACACTGGTCATCATCAAAGTTAACGAATTCAATAAATAA
- a CDS encoding valine--tRNA ligase has translation MAESNLPKGYEPWDVEKKWLDHWEENKTFTPDPEADGDPYSIVIPPPNVTGVLHMGHALNITLQDILCRYQRQQGKNVLWVPGTDHAGIATQNVVERQLKTEGKTRDDLGREKFIERVWEWKEEKGGHILKQIRRMGASVDWDRECFTFDEQRAKAVRKVFVQLYEEGLIYKGNYIINWCNRCHTALADDEVEHSPKPGHFYNIKYKLSDGSGELIIATTRPETMLGDTAICVNPEDDRFKHLIGKTAILPIVGRELPIIGDSYVDMEFGTGALKVTPAHDMNDWELGRKHNLEVISVFDEDGNINENAPEKYQGMFKDDLRKVIVEDLKAEGCLIAIDDHEHSVGECYRCKSIIEPHVSEQWFVAMKPLAEKARAAVPSETQIFPSNWEKVYYEWLDNIRDWCISRQIWWGHRIPAWTCEECGELIVANEDPTKCTKCGSSKLTQEEDVLDTWFSSALWPFSTLGWPDETPELAKYYPTSVLITGFDILFFWVARMMMMGIHFQNQIPFHHVYIHALVRDEHGKKMSKSTGNVIDPLEMSDKYGTDALRFTLTSFAAMGRDIKLSEQRIEGYRHFVNKIWNSARFALMNLDGKKPEAALEDASGLANEWILHRLEEVKDTMSEAVEAYRFNEVAQTMYKFIWNEFCDWYLEMIKPDLYSDDESRKGATLKVLWTVLSETMVLLHPVMPFVTQEVWSVLPGIENNDIATEAFPEKRDNCRNAAAVEQMELFQGIVSAVRNIRTELLIAPSKKLELIVRTANDETTALINDNADLIKALARLESVTAGPDAKGPSASGTAVVQGNELFVPLAGAVDFESELARLDKEFAKLDKDLVVIEKKLSNKGFVSNAPAEVVEKEKAKLEEINDKKAKLTELKDRLVSVME, from the coding sequence ATGGCGGAATCAAACCTCCCCAAAGGTTATGAACCTTGGGATGTAGAAAAAAAGTGGCTTGACCACTGGGAAGAAAACAAAACTTTCACCCCCGATCCCGAAGCAGACGGCGATCCTTACTCCATCGTGATTCCGCCGCCAAACGTCACCGGTGTGCTGCACATGGGTCATGCCCTGAACATTACCCTGCAGGACATTCTCTGCCGTTACCAGCGCCAGCAGGGCAAAAACGTTCTCTGGGTTCCCGGAACTGACCATGCAGGTATCGCCACCCAGAACGTTGTTGAGCGTCAGCTCAAGACCGAAGGCAAGACCCGTGACGATCTCGGACGTGAAAAATTCATCGAGCGCGTCTGGGAATGGAAAGAAGAAAAAGGCGGCCACATCCTCAAGCAGATCCGCCGTATGGGTGCATCCGTTGACTGGGACCGCGAATGCTTCACCTTTGACGAGCAGCGCGCCAAGGCCGTACGCAAGGTTTTTGTCCAGCTCTACGAAGAAGGTCTTATCTACAAAGGCAATTACATCATCAACTGGTGTAACCGCTGTCACACTGCTCTTGCTGATGACGAGGTAGAACATTCCCCCAAGCCGGGGCATTTCTACAACATCAAGTATAAACTTTCCGACGGTTCCGGCGAACTTATCATCGCCACCACCCGTCCCGAAACCATGCTCGGCGATACCGCCATCTGCGTGAACCCCGAAGATGACCGCTTCAAGCACCTCATCGGCAAGACCGCTATCCTGCCCATCGTGGGCCGCGAACTGCCCATCATAGGTGATTCCTACGTTGACATGGAATTCGGTACCGGTGCTCTGAAAGTTACCCCCGCTCATGACATGAACGACTGGGAACTGGGCCGTAAGCACAACCTTGAAGTTATTTCCGTGTTCGATGAAGACGGCAACATCAATGAGAACGCACCTGAAAAATATCAGGGCATGTTCAAAGATGACCTGCGTAAGGTAATCGTTGAGGACCTCAAGGCCGAAGGCTGCCTTATTGCCATCGACGACCACGAGCATTCCGTGGGTGAATGCTACCGCTGCAAGTCCATCATTGAACCTCATGTTTCCGAACAGTGGTTCGTGGCAATGAAGCCGCTGGCTGAAAAGGCCCGCGCCGCTGTCCCTTCCGAGACTCAGATTTTCCCTTCCAACTGGGAAAAGGTCTATTACGAGTGGCTGGACAACATCCGTGACTGGTGTATCTCCCGTCAGATCTGGTGGGGACACCGCATTCCGGCATGGACCTGTGAAGAGTGCGGTGAGCTTATTGTTGCCAATGAAGACCCCACCAAATGCACCAAGTGCGGTTCTTCCAAACTCACTCAGGAAGAAGACGTACTTGATACCTGGTTCTCTTCCGCTCTCTGGCCTTTCTCCACACTGGGATGGCCTGACGAGACCCCGGAACTGGCCAAGTATTATCCCACATCCGTGCTGATTACCGGATTCGACATTCTCTTTTTCTGGGTCGCACGCATGATGATGATGGGCATTCATTTTCAGAATCAGATTCCTTTTCACCATGTTTACATCCATGCCCTTGTGCGTGATGAGCACGGCAAGAAAATGTCCAAATCCACCGGAAACGTCATTGATCCGCTGGAAATGTCCGACAAGTACGGTACTGACGCCCTGCGTTTTACCCTGACTTCTTTTGCCGCCATGGGCCGCGATATCAAGCTTTCCGAGCAGCGTATTGAAGGCTACCGCCACTTTGTCAACAAAATCTGGAACTCCGCACGTTTCGCGCTGATGAACCTCGACGGCAAGAAGCCTGAAGCAGCTCTCGAAGATGCATCCGGCCTCGCTAACGAGTGGATTCTGCATCGCCTCGAAGAGGTGAAGGACACCATGAGTGAAGCTGTGGAAGCCTACCGCTTCAACGAAGTGGCCCAGACCATGTACAAGTTCATCTGGAACGAGTTCTGTGACTGGTATCTTGAAATGATCAAGCCGGATCTTTACAGTGATGACGAGTCCCGTAAGGGTGCAACATTGAAGGTGCTCTGGACCGTTCTCTCAGAAACCATGGTCCTGCTGCATCCGGTAATGCCTTTCGTTACCCAGGAAGTCTGGTCCGTGCTGCCCGGCATTGAAAACAACGATATTGCCACCGAAGCCTTCCCCGAAAAGCGCGACAACTGCCGCAATGCAGCAGCCGTCGAGCAGATGGAGCTTTTTCAGGGCATCGTTTCCGCTGTGCGTAACATCCGTACCGAGTTGCTCATTGCTCCCTCCAAGAAGTTGGAACTCATCGTGCGCACTGCCAACGATGAAACAACAGCACTGATCAACGACAACGCCGATCTTATCAAGGCCCTTGCCCGCCTGGAGAGCGTAACCGCAGGTCCCGATGCAAAGGGCCCCAGCGCATCCGGCACGGCAGTTGTTCAGGGTAATGAGCTTTTCGTACCGCTGGCAGGCGCAGTCGACTTCGAGTCCGAGCTTGCCCGTCTGGATAAGGAATTCGCCAAGCTGGACAAAGATCTCGTAGTGATAGAAAAGAAACTCTCCAACAAAGGTTTTGTCAGCAACGCTCCCGCAGAAGTTGTTGAAAAGGAAAAAGCCAAGCTGGAAGAGATCAACGACAAGAAAGCAAAGCTGACCGAGCTGAAAGACAGATTAGTCAGTGTAATGGAATAG
- the purN gene encoding phosphoribosylglycinamide formyltransferase: MSLPIAVLISGGGSNLQSIIEKMEDNILDVAIKVVLSNKADAYGLKRAAAYGITTAVLNHKDFGSREEFDTEMVRILKDAGVEAVVMAGFMRIITPVFLNAFPGRIINIHPALLPSFPGVDGQGDAAKYGVRLAGCTVHFVDEKMDHGAVIIQAAVPAYPGEDKDELRERILKQEHRVLPQATQWLAKGRLSVEGRFVKLAEADVELAERDGLSLVNPPLEKGF; the protein is encoded by the coding sequence TTGAGTCTTCCTATTGCTGTTCTTATTTCTGGCGGCGGATCAAATTTACAATCCATTATTGAAAAAATGGAAGACAACATCCTTGATGTAGCCATCAAAGTTGTTCTTTCCAATAAAGCAGATGCTTACGGTTTGAAACGTGCTGCAGCTTACGGCATCACCACTGCGGTTTTGAACCACAAGGATTTCGGTTCCCGCGAAGAATTTGATACTGAGATGGTGCGTATACTCAAGGATGCCGGAGTCGAGGCTGTGGTTATGGCCGGATTCATGCGTATTATTACTCCCGTATTTCTGAATGCATTCCCCGGCAGGATAATCAACATACATCCCGCTCTCCTGCCCAGTTTTCCCGGCGTGGACGGGCAGGGAGATGCCGCTAAGTACGGTGTACGTTTAGCCGGATGTACCGTTCATTTTGTGGATGAGAAAATGGATCATGGGGCAGTTATCATTCAGGCTGCAGTTCCTGCTTATCCCGGCGAAGATAAAGATGAATTGCGTGAGCGTATTCTCAAGCAGGAGCATCGTGTTCTGCCCCAAGCTACCCAATGGCTGGCAAAAGGGCGGCTGTCTGTTGAGGGCCGTTTTGTGAAGCTTGCCGAAGCTGACGTAGAACTTGCTGAGCGGGACGGGCTGAGTCTGGTCAATCCGCCTTTGGAGAAGGGATTTTAG
- a CDS encoding phosphotransferase, with product MIDALSPWGLTTLERHNDKNIPGSPERAVSRSVIEDTENRLWLMERIAGSQIETRTNIAENLLTLQESGMDWLLPYQKDTDGNFISDVMGFPWQLSPFYESDELPRPEFVFDAERGTELAIFIAQLREHSKGKEMQGQDQSFALINYAQELAETIKEREPQVYERLEPICARLFPKMGKFPQLPKAFCHGDFHPLNVLWKGKKIGAIIDWEFSGMRPEIYDVANMIGCVAFENPGALGEGLIPAFMDGLYDNTDISDDSYESLPAYIPSLRFAWLSEWLRKKDHEMLEMELEFMELLLAVMG from the coding sequence ATGATTGATGCTTTATCCCCTTGGGGTCTTACAACCCTCGAACGTCATAACGACAAGAATATTCCCGGCAGCCCGGAACGGGCTGTTTCACGTTCGGTGATTGAAGATACTGAGAACAGACTCTGGCTCATGGAACGCATCGCCGGTTCACAGATAGAAACACGGACCAATATTGCCGAGAACCTGCTGACATTGCAGGAGTCGGGCATGGACTGGCTGCTGCCTTACCAGAAGGACACGGACGGCAATTTCATTTCTGATGTGATGGGCTTCCCGTGGCAGCTATCGCCATTTTACGAATCCGACGAACTTCCTAGACCGGAATTTGTATTTGATGCTGAGCGGGGAACTGAGCTGGCAATATTTATTGCCCAATTGCGTGAGCACAGCAAAGGCAAAGAGATGCAAGGGCAGGATCAATCCTTTGCACTGATAAATTATGCTCAAGAACTTGCCGAGACCATTAAGGAGCGTGAACCGCAGGTCTATGAACGGCTGGAACCGATCTGCGCTCGACTTTTCCCCAAGATGGGAAAATTCCCGCAACTGCCCAAAGCGTTCTGCCATGGGGATTTCCATCCATTAAATGTACTCTGGAAAGGCAAGAAAATCGGCGCAATAATAGACTGGGAATTTTCCGGAATGCGCCCGGAAATCTATGATGTAGCCAACATGATAGGCTGCGTGGCCTTTGAAAACCCCGGAGCTCTGGGCGAAGGACTTATCCCGGCCTTCATGGACGGTCTCTACGACAACACCGACATAAGCGACGACAGCTACGAATCACTGCCCGCCTACATCCCCTCATTACGTTTTGCGTGGCTCTCCGAATGGCTGCGTAAGAAGGATCATGAGATGCTGGAGATGGAATTGGAATTTATGGAACTGCTGCTGGCGGTGATGGGTTAA